A single window of Halotalea alkalilenta DNA harbors:
- a CDS encoding flagellar hook assembly protein FlgD — protein sequence MVIGDATLANINASAGSSQTGTDSAAELSTQFLTLLIAQMQNQDPLNPTSNADLTSQLAQINTVSGIQELNQTLSSVTSQIDASQRLQASSLIGRGVLVEGDRIVVGEADGEAVTTPFGFSLDSAASDVRVSILDAAGQEVQAYDLGAQPTGVHSLSWDGSTASGGVAEAGSYRVVISASSDGQAVTVTALNYAYVSGVITAGSGASRLDLGTAGDAALDEIYQIL from the coding sequence ATGGTCATCGGTGACGCCACCCTCGCCAACATCAACGCCAGTGCGGGCAGTAGCCAGACCGGCACCGACTCTGCGGCGGAGCTCTCTACGCAGTTTCTCACCCTGCTGATCGCACAGATGCAGAACCAGGACCCGCTGAATCCCACCAGCAATGCCGATCTCACCTCGCAGCTGGCGCAGATCAACACCGTCAGCGGGATCCAGGAACTCAATCAAACGCTCAGCTCGGTGACCAGTCAGATCGACGCCAGCCAGCGGCTGCAGGCCAGCTCGCTGATCGGCCGTGGAGTGTTGGTCGAGGGCGACAGGATCGTGGTCGGCGAGGCGGACGGCGAAGCGGTCACCACGCCGTTCGGGTTCAGCCTCGACAGCGCCGCGAGCGATGTTCGGGTCTCGATTCTCGATGCCGCCGGCCAGGAGGTGCAGGCCTACGACCTGGGTGCCCAGCCGACCGGCGTGCATTCGCTCAGCTGGGATGGCAGCACCGCGAGCGGCGGCGTGGCCGAGGCTGGCAGCTATCGGGTGGTGATCAGCGCGTCGAGCGATGGGCAGGCGGTGACCGTCACCGCGCTCAACTATGCCTACGTCAGCGGTGTGATCACCGCCGGTAGTGGTGCATCGAGGCTCGATCTCGGCACTGCGGGCGACGCCGCGCTCGACGAGATCTACCAGATTCTCTGA
- the flgC gene encoding flagellar basal body rod protein FlgC: MSFSSIFSIAGSALTAQSQRMNAIASNLANADSVAGPDGRPYRARQVVFELDAAPGAAVGGVRVARVIEDQSPLRREFDPSSPLADEEGYIEMPNVDPSDEMVNMISASRSYQANLEVLNTQRSLVSMTLSLGQG; encoded by the coding sequence ATGTCGTTTTCTTCGATCTTCTCCATCGCCGGATCCGCCTTGACCGCCCAGTCTCAGCGGATGAACGCGATCGCCAGCAATCTGGCCAACGCCGATAGCGTCGCTGGTCCCGATGGCCGGCCCTATCGTGCTCGTCAGGTGGTGTTCGAGCTCGACGCGGCTCCCGGCGCGGCGGTCGGTGGCGTGCGGGTGGCACGGGTGATCGAGGACCAGAGCCCTCTGCGCCGTGAGTTCGACCCCTCCAGCCCGCTCGCCGACGAGGAGGGCTACATCGAGATGCCCAACGTCGACCCGAGCGACGAGATGGTCAACATGATCTCCGCTTCGCGCTCCTACCAGGCCAATCTCGAGGTGCTCAATACCCAAAGAAGCCTGGTCAGCATGACTCTGTCGCTCGGCCAGGGATGA
- the flgB gene encoding flagellar basal body rod protein FlgB, with translation MIDRLNESFSFLQGALDLRSRRQEVLSANIANADTPHYKARDFDFKQALDSAMSQAGARSLSLQLTSSAHIPASSSVGAELDLAYRIPAQPSLDGNTVDMDLERLNFADNSQHIESTLGLLNSKIRGLNTVMQAE, from the coding sequence GTGATCGATCGGCTCAATGAATCCTTCTCTTTCCTGCAGGGCGCGCTCGACTTGCGCAGTCGTCGCCAGGAAGTGCTGTCGGCGAACATCGCCAATGCCGATACCCCTCACTACAAGGCACGGGACTTCGACTTCAAGCAGGCGCTGGACAGCGCGATGAGCCAGGCGGGAGCGCGGAGCCTTTCGCTCCAACTCACCTCGTCCGCGCACATTCCGGCCTCTTCCAGCGTCGGTGCCGAGCTGGATCTCGCCTATCGGATCCCGGCCCAGCCCAGTCTCGACGGCAACACCGTCGATATGGATCTCGAACGGCTCAATTTCGCCGATAACAGCCAGCACATAGAGTCCACCCTCGGGCTGCTCAACAGCAAGATCAGAGGCCTCAACACCGTCATGCAGGCGGAGTGA
- the flgA gene encoding flagellar basal body P-ring formation chaperone FlgA, which produces MSPPRFITPLLLCAALMLCPAIAQAAQTRAELAAARTLLEQRLAAVPGRVEIELRAPQATLPECLEPEAFIPGNPNLIGQLTVGVRCVSPSGATTTRYLRAMLRRFAPYWVADRDIDAGALLSLSDLERREGDLSQLPGRLVTDPAQLIGQQTVRRINRGTALLEGMTRAPSVIQRNDRVEVRAEGNGFTILTEGVALEDAALEQRLRVRLASGSVVGVTASGANSATLSR; this is translated from the coding sequence ATGTCGCCACCGCGCTTCATCACTCCTCTTCTTCTTTGCGCCGCGCTAATGCTTTGTCCCGCCATCGCACAGGCGGCGCAGACTCGCGCCGAGTTGGCCGCGGCGCGAACCCTGCTGGAGCAGCGGCTGGCAGCAGTGCCTGGGCGCGTCGAGATCGAGCTCCGCGCCCCGCAGGCGACGCTGCCCGAGTGCCTCGAGCCGGAGGCTTTCATTCCCGGCAACCCCAATCTCATCGGCCAGCTCACCGTCGGCGTACGCTGCGTGTCGCCTAGCGGCGCGACCACCACCCGCTACCTGCGGGCAATGCTGCGACGCTTCGCCCCCTACTGGGTGGCCGACCGCGACATCGACGCCGGAGCTCTGCTGAGCCTGAGTGATCTGGAGCGGCGCGAAGGGGATCTCAGCCAGCTGCCGGGCCGGCTGGTCACCGACCCCGCCCAGCTGATCGGCCAGCAGACGGTACGCCGGATCAATCGTGGTACCGCCTTGTTGGAGGGCATGACCCGCGCGCCCAGCGTGATCCAGCGCAATGACCGGGTCGAGGTGCGCGCCGAGGGAAACGGCTTCACCATCCTCACCGAGGGCGTCGCCCTCGAGGACGCGGCGCTCGAGCAGCGCTTGCGTGTTCGCTTGGCCTCGGGCAGCGTAGTGGGTGTCACCGCAAGCGGTGCCAACAGCGCCACGCTGTCGCGATGA